The Helianthus annuus cultivar XRQ/B chromosome 16, HanXRQr2.0-SUNRISE, whole genome shotgun sequence genome includes a window with the following:
- the LOC110919040 gene encoding uncharacterized protein LOC110919040 codes for MEVEEESDFSDRDLTGESESDFSDMDLTAHKTKTPKRGLTRLPKMRTTFTNSGGKKHKVTFDELGKFSGEYRSEFSSLLGDLVREYVGFRFLAWKTVPTEVKDKLWEEITRFYDIDACRRHFVMNQLGDLLRNFRRKVYAGYIVPNLGKPKKLARIPKKYRSMVEQIDWDKFVTYTQSDKFKDVLNKTKRPRSKYVYDHHLGRGGYAYLRDKLVQNNELSVDEIPSRVLMWRKARENKNGEYKNVDVKDIDNKIIDSEMQIKDGSMNLDPGTDALTLVFGKEKGEYLKGVGYGVTSSRYWQSPRTKGSSKERIAQLEFQLHNERLECGKKDEQIKTLSMQMAETSNTLNQVLAHLAAQGQTLQICSLSADKMSQTQVNSLDKHDGSKHKANATASKIVQKEMAPTVKSMNNSPGSKDNTNVTTSNISSKVVQTEVTSHANTSKMVQKEMITENVKTRKKRCFVYA; via the exons ATGGAAGTTGAAGAAGAAAGCGATTTCTCGGATAGGGATTTGACAGGTGAATCTGAAAGCGATTTCTCAGATATGGATTTGACAGCACACAAAACAAAAACACCAAAGAGGGGGTTGACCAGGTTACCAAAAATGCGTACAACATTTACAAACTCGGGTGGAAAAAAACACAAAGTTACATTTGATGAATTGGGGAAGTTTTCTGGGGAATATAGATCAGAATTTTCAAGTTTATTGGGAGACCTAGTAAGAGAATATGTCGGATTTAGGTTTTTAGCATGGAAAACAGTGCCAACAGAAGTAAAGGATAAATTGTGGGAGGAAATAACG CGTTTTTATGACATTGATGCATGTCGTAGGCATTTTGTAATGAATCAGCTTGGTGACCTGCTTCGAAATTTTAGAAGAAAAGTGTATGCGGGATACATAGTACCTAACTTAGGTAAACCAAAGAAACTTGCACGAATTCCTAAGAAGTATCGTTCAATGGTGGAGCAAATAGACTGGGACAAGTTCGTAACATATACACAATCAGACAAGTTTAAG GATGTGTTAAATAAGACAAAAAGACCACGATCAAAATACGTTTATGATCATCACTTGGGACGAGGAGGATATGCTTATCTAAGAGACAAACTG GTACAAAATAACGAACTTTCAGTTGATGAGATCCCCTCTCGTGTTTTAATGTGGAGGAAAGCAAGGGAAAATAAAAACGGAGAATACAAGAATGTTGATGTAAAAGACATAGATAATAAAATA ATTGACAGTGAAATGCAAATTAAAGATGGATCCATGAACCTTGATCCGGGCACGGATGCACTCACATTAGTATTTGGCAAAGAAAAAGGTGAGTATTTAAAAGGTGTTGGTTATGGAGTGACTTCTAGTAGATATTGGCAGAGTCCTCGAACAAAAGGATCATCAAAAGAACGAATTGCACAACTGGAGTTTCAACTACATAACGAGAGACTTGAGTGTGGGAAAAAAGATGAACAAATTAAGACCCTTTCGATGCAGATGGCAGAAACAAGTAACACACTTAATCAAGTTTTAGCTCACTTGGCTGCACAAGGACAAACATTACAAATATGTTCATTATCTGCAGACAAAATGTCACAAACACAA GTAAATTCTTTGGATAAACATGATGGATCAAAGCATAAGGCCAATGCTACCGCATCTAAAATAGTGCAAAAAGAAATGGCACCAACG GTAAAATCTATGAACAATAGTCCTGGATCAAAGGACAATACTAATGTTACCACATCTAACATATCAAGTAAAGTAGTGCAAACAGAAGTCACTTCTCATGCTAACACTTCTAAAATGGTGCAAAAAGAAATGATAACG GAAAATGTGAAAACCAGAAAAAAAAGATGTTTTGTCTACGCATGA